The Longimicrobiaceae bacterium genome segment CACGCCTGCTCCCACCTGGCCGAGACGAGCTGCCGCGCGTTCAACCTCAACCTCAACCGCGCGTTTCTCTTCGGAGGAACGGATCCCCAGCTGGGCGAGATCCCGGTGGGCTACCTCGATCCTTCGCTCGGATGACCCTGTCGGGCATCCGGCCGCCCGAGCTGGTCATCACGACTCCGGAGGCCTACGGCGTGGACCTCGCGACCCGCACGGGATGTCGGCTCACCCTGGGGGTCCTAGGGTGTGTCTGACGGATCAGAGCCAGAGCACAATGCAGGCAAGAAGCACCCCGGCCAGGTAGTTGTAGCCGCGCTTATCGTAGCGAGTGGCAACCGCGCGGAAGTCCTTGAGGCGGTTGATGCAGCGCTCGACCACG includes the following:
- a CDS encoding IS5/IS1182 family transposase, with protein sequence VVERCINRLKDFRAVATRYDKRGYNYLAGVLLACIVLWL